Sequence from the Ornithinimicrobium humiphilum genome:
CAGGTCGGTCTTCAGCGAGGCGTAGGAGGTGAGGGTGCGGCCGCGGAGCACGTCGGCGTCCGTCAGGATCCAGGCGCCGTGGCAGATGACGCCGACCGGCTTGCCGGCCTCGAAGAAGGCCCGCGCGAAGGCGACGGCGTCCGCGTCCATCCGGATGTCGTCCGCGTTCACGACTCCGCCGGGCAGCACCAGCCCGTCGAAGTCCGCCGCGTCGGCGCCTGAGACGGACTGGTCGACCGTCGCCTCGTGGCCGTTCTTGCCCGTGATGGAGCCCTCGGAGGGCGACACCAGCAGGGCCTGCCCACCGGCGTCGGACACCGCCTGCCACGGGCTGGTCAGCTCGCTGTCCTCGAAGCCGTCGGTGGCCAGGAACGCGATCTTCTTGCCGTCAAGGGCGGGCATGGGGTACCTCCGTGGTCGATGTCCGGGAACTCCTCCACGGTAGGAGCGGCGCGAGGCCGTCGCACCCGGGAACGACGCGCGCCGGCGGGGCCGACCCGGGGGTGGGCCGTGCACCGCCGGCGCGACGTCGATCGGGGCCGGTCGGGTCAGTCGGCGTCCGCGTGGGTCCCGACGGCCTCGCCGCCGGGGCGTCCCGCCAGCCGGTCGGCGCGCTCCTCCCAGAAGGTGGCGTTCTTGATGCCCAGCGGCCGGGGGTCGAACTGCGGGTCCAGACCCTCCTTGCGCTGCGCCTCGTAGTCCTTCAGGACCTTGATGGCCGGCCGCTGGAGGATGAGGATCGCGATGATGTTGAGCCAGGCCATCAGCCCGACCCCCAGGTCGCCGGCGGCCCAGGCGGCCTCGGCCGTCGTCAGCGCACCGTAGGAGACCGTGATCAGCAGCGCGAGCTGCAGGAGCCGCATGCCCACGGCGGTCACCTGGGCACTGCGCCCGCGCAGCAGGTAGGTGACGTTGACCTCGGCCATGTAGTAGTAGGCCACGATCGTGGTGAAGGCGAAGAAGAGCAGCGCCACGGCCACGAAGCTGCCGCCCAGCCCCGGGAAGACCGTGTCGAGCGCCGCCTGGGTGTAGGCCGGACCGACCTCCACGCCGTCGACCGCCGTGCCGCCGCTGTAGATCACGGCGCCCGACTCGGCGCCGTCCTCGTGGACCCGGTACATGCCGGTCGACAGGATCATGATCGCGGTCGCGGTGCAGACGAAGAGCGTGTCGACGTAGACCGCGAACGACTGGACCAGCCCCTGCTTGGCGGGGTGGGAGACCTCGGCCGCCGCGGCGGCGTGCGGGCCGGTGCCCTGGCCCGCCTCGTTGGAGTAGAGGCCGCGCTTGACGCCCCACATGACGGCCATGCCGAGGATCGAGCCGAAGGCCGCGTCGAGGCCGAAGGCGCTCCTGAAGATCAGCGCGAACATCGCGGGGATCTCGGTGACGTTGATGAAGAGCACGATGACGGCCAGCAGGATGTAGGCGATCGCCATGAACGGCACGACCATGCTGGCGAAGACCGCGATGCGCTTGAGGCCGCCGACGACGATGAAGGCCAGGGCGATGATCACCCCGATGGTGGCGATCCGCGCGTCCAGGCCCCACGCGTTGCGCATCGAGGAGGTGATGCCGTTGGCCTGCACGCCCGGCAGGAGCATGCCCATGGCGATCACCGTGACCACGGCGAAGAGCATGCCGTACCACCTCATGCCCAGGCCCTTCTCGATGAAGTAGGCCGGGCCACCGCGGTACTCGCCGCGGTCGTCGCGCTCCTTGTAGATCTGGCCGAGGGCGCTCTCGATGAACGAGGTGGCCGACCCCAGGAAGGCCATGACCCACATCCAGAAGATGGCGCCGGGGCCGCCGAAGGCGATCGCGGTGGCCACGCCACCGATGTTGCCCATGCCGACCCGTCCGGCCAGGCTCATCGCCAGCGCCTGGAAGGAGGAGACACCGGCCTCGGAGGACTCGCCCTCGCGCAGCTGGCGGATCATGCCGCCGAAGTGCCGCACCTGCATCAGCCGCAGGCGGATCGTGAAGTACAGGCCTGCGGCGAGGCACAGGTAGACGAGCGCGCTCGACCAGACGATGTCGTTGGCGCGGTTGACGAGCTCTGGCAGGGACATGGGGGCTCCCCCTTCCGTCGGGAAAACGGTCGGGCGGCAGTGTGCCACGGCTGTCCCGCGCGGGGCGAGGGCCCTCGGCGCGTCCCGTGCGGGACGCGCCGGAGGTCAGCAGCCGATCAGGCGCTGCGCGAGGTAGCCCTCCACCTGGTCCAGGGCGACCCGCTCCTGGGACATCGTGTCGCGCTCGCGCACGGTCACGGCGTGGTCCTCGAGGGTGTCGAAGTCGACCGTGACGCAGAACGGCGTGCCGATCTCGTCCTGGCGGCGGTAGCGGCGCCCGATGGCACCGGCGTCGTCGAAGTCGACCATCCAGTGCTGGCGCAGCTGGGCGGCGAGGTCACGAGCCTTGGGCGAGAGGTCGGCGTTGCGCGACAGCGGCAGCACGGCCACCTTCATCGGGGCCAGGCGCGGGTCGAGCTTGAGCACGGTGCGCTTGTCGACCCCGCCCTTGGCGTTGGGGGCCTCGTCCTCGGTGTAGCCCTCGACGAGGAAGGTCATGAGCGAGCGCGACAGACCGGCCGCGGGCTCGATGACGTAGGGGGTGTAGCGCTCACCGCTGGCCTGGTCGAAGTAGGACAGGTCGGCGCCGGAGTGCTTGCTGTGCGTGCCGAGGTCGAAGTCGGTGCGGTTGGCGATGCCCTCGAGCTCGCCCCACTCGCTGCCGGTGAAGTTGAAGCGGTACTCGATGTCGACGGTGCGCTTGGAGTAGTGCGAGAGCTTCTCGGCCGGGTGCTCGTAGTGGCGCAGGTTGTCCGGGTCGATCCCGAGGTCGACGTACCAGCGGGTGCGCTCGTCGATCCAGTACTGGTGCCACTCCTCGTCCTCGCCCGGCTTGACGAAGAACTCCATCTCCATCTGCTCGAACTCACGGGTGCGGAAGATGAAGTTGCCCGGCGTGATCTCGTTGCGGAAGCTCTTGCCGGTCTGCGCGATGCCGAACGGCGGCTTCTTGCGCGAGGCGCCCATGACGTTGGCGAAGTTGATGAAGATGCCCTGCGCGGTCTCGGGGCGCAGGTAGTGCAGCCCGGACTCGTCCTCGATGACGCCCAGGTAGGTCTTGAGCATCATGTTGAACTCGCGCGGCTCGGTCCAGGCCTTGTTGCCGCAGTTGGGGCAGGTGATCTCGTCGAGCGGGATGTCGTCGGGGTCGACCTCCTCGCCGGCGCGCGCCTTCTTGTTGCGTTTCTCGGCGACGGCCTCCTGCATGTGGTCGACGCGGAAGCGCTTGTGGCAGGACTGGCACTCGGTCAGCGGGTCGGAGAACTCGCCGACGTGACCGGAGGCGACCCAGGTCTGGCGCGGCAGGATGATCGAGGAGTCGAGGCCGACGACGTCGTCGCGGGTCTGCACCATCGAGCGCCACCACTGGCGCTTGATGTTCTCCTTGAGCGCCACGCCGAGCGGCCCGTAGTCCCAGGCCGAGCGGGTGCCGCCGTAGATCTCGCCGCACGGGAACACGAAGCCACGGCGCTTGGCGAGGGACACGACGAGATCGACGGTGGAGGTCTGGGCCATGCGCGCCAGTGTACGGGGGCGTCGGACCTCTCCCGGTGCCGGACTAGGCTGTCCGGGTGTCCAGCGCACCCGCCCCCGGCCCCGACCGCACCACCGAGCCCGGCCCCGTCCGGCGCTCGATCGAGCAGGCCTCGCTGCCGGCCCTCGAGCAGCTCGCCAAGCTGCCCGTCTGGCTGCCGTTCCTCGTGCTGCTCCTCCTCATGCTGGGCGGCGGCTTCCTGGGCGGACCCGTCGGCTGGGTCCTCGTCGGCCTCGCGCTGGCCTTCATCCTCTGGCTGTTCTACCTGTCCTGGCCTCGGCTGAACGGCGTCGACCGGCTGATGCGGGTGGCGGTGCTGCTGCTCTTCATGGCGGTGACCGTGGTGCAGCTCGTGCCCCGCGGCTGAGATTTTGACAATCATTCTCAACTAGGCGCAGACTGACGGGTATGCCCCGTGGTCCTCGCCTCCTCCTGCCTCTGCTCGCCCTCCCCCTCGTCCTGACGGGCTGCGGCGGCGGCACCGCCCCGGGGGCCGACCCGGACGCGCTGCAGGTGGTCGCGAGCTTCTACCCCCTGGAGTACCTCGCGGAGCGGATCGCGGGCGAGCACGCGCAGGTCACGACGCTGACGGCGCCGGGCGTCGACCCGCACGAGGTGGAGCTCACGCCCCGGCAGGTGGGCAGCCTCGGCAGCGCCGACCTGGTCGTCTACGCCGCGGGCATGCAGCCGGCCGTGGACGACGCGGTGTCGAGCCAGGCCGCCGAGCACGCCCTGGACGTCATGCCCAGCGCCTCGCTGCTGCCCTCCGACGGCGACGACCACGACCACGGGCACGGGCACGAGCACGACGAGGCCGGGCACGACGACGAGGCCGCCGAGGCCACCGAGGAGCACTCCGTCGACGACGGCCACGACCACGGCGCGTTCGACCCGCACTTCTGGCTCGACCCGAAGCGCTACGCCGACGTCGCCGCCACGCTGGCCAACCACCTGGCCGAGGTCGACCCCGAGCACGCGGAGGACTACCGCGCCAACGTCCGGGTCCTCACCGACGAGCTGCGCGACCTCGACGACGAGCTGGCGGACGGCCTGCAGACCTGCGCGAGCCGCGAGGTGGTGACGACCCACGACGCGTTCGGCTACCTCGGCGCCCGCTACGACCTCCATGTCGTCGGGATCACCGGCATCGCCCCCGACGCCGAGCCCTCCCCCGCCCGGCTGGCGGAGGTGACCGCCCTCGTCGAGGAGCTGGGGGTGGGCACGGTCTACGCCGAGCCCCTGCTGCCGACCGCGATCGCCGAGACCGTCGCCGCCGAGACCGGTGCGCAGGTCCTCACGCTCGATCCCGCCGACGGGCTGACCGCGGACGAGGACACCGACTACCCGTCGATCATGCGCGACAACCTCGACGCGCTGCGCGAGGGGCTGGGCTGCTCGTGAGCTCCGCCCCCGCCGCGACCACCGGTCCCGCCCCGGTGATCATCATGCGCTCGGCGTCCTTCGGCTACGCCGGGCGCCCGGTGGTGACCGACGTCGACCTCACGGTCCGGGCGGGCGAGGTGGTGGCCGTCCTCGGTCCCAACGGCTCGGGCAAGACCACGCTCGTCAAGGGCCTGCTCGGCCTGTCCGAGCACCTCTCCGGGACCGTCGAGGTGCTCGGGACGCCCGTGGCCCGGCTGCACGACCGGGCCCGCATCGGCTACGTGCCCCAGCGTCACACCCTCGTCGGCGGGGTGCGCGCCACGGTCGGCGAGGTGGTCGCCACCGGACTGCTCTCCCGCCGCCCCTGGTGGCGCCCCGCCCGCCGCGCCGACCGCGAGGCGGTGAGGGCCGCCGTCGAGGCCGCCGGGCTGGGCGACCGCCTCCGCTTCGACGTCGAGAGCCTCTCCGGCGGCCAGCAGCGCCGCGTCCTCATCGCGCGCGCCCTCGTGGCGCGCCCGGAGGTCCTCGTCATGGACGAGCCGACCGCGGGCGTGGATCGCGCCAGCCAGGACGTGCTGGCCCGCGTGCTGCGCCGGCTCGCCGCGGAGGGCACGACCATGCTCATCGTCACGCACGAGCTCAGCGCGCTGCGCGGCATCGTCGACCGCATCGTGGAGGTGGACTCCTCGCACGTGACCTTCGACGGCACCCCCGAGAGGTATGCCGATCACCAGGCGGAGCTCGCGCGACGGTCCGGACGGGAGGTGCTCGGATGAGCGAGATGCTCGGGCTCGACTTCATGCGCAACGCGCTGCTGGCCGCCCTCTTCGTGGGGCTGGCCGCCCCGATGGTCGGGATCTTCCTGGTCCAGCGGCGGCTCTCCCTCATCGGCGACGGGCTGGGGCACGTGGCCCTGGCCGGCGTCGCGGTCGGCGTCCTGACCGGTCAGGCCCCGGTGCTCACCGCCCTGGTCACCGCCGCCCTGGCCGCCGTCGTCATCGAGGTCGTGCGCGCCCGCGGCCGCACCACCGGCGACGTCGCGCTCGCGCTGATGTTCTACGGCGGCATCGCGGCGGGCGTGGTCATCATCAACCGCTCCGAGGGCGGGCGCACCGGCAGCCTCAACGGCTACCTCTTCGGGGCGATCACCACGACGTCCCGCGAAGACCTCGTCGTCTTCGGGCTGCTCTCGGCCGTCATCGTCGCGATCACCCTGGTGCTCCGCCCGCGCCTCTTCGCGGTCGCCGGCGACGAGGAGTACGCCCGCGCCAGCGGCCTGCCGGTGCTGGCCCTCAACATCCTGCTGGGCGTGCTCACCGCGGTGACCGTCGTGGTCGCGATGCGGGTCATCGGGCTGCTGCTCATCAGCGCCCTCATGATCATCCCCAACGCCGCGGCGCAGCAGGTGTCGGGCAGCTTCCGCAGCGCCACGGCCTGGGCCGTGCTCTTCGGGGTCGCCTCCTCGGTCGGCGGCGTCGCGCTCTCCTACCGCCTCGACACGGCCACCGGCGGCACGATCGTGCTCCTCACCATCGCCGTCTTCGCGCTGGCGATGGCGGCCGGGGCGGCCGTCCGCGCGCTGGCCCGGCGCCGCCACCGGCTCGCCGAGCGGCACGCCCACGAGCACGGCCCCGGGTGCGGCCACGAGGCGATCCCCCACGGCGACCACGTCGACTACCTGCACGACGGCCACCGGCACGCGGCGCACGAGGGCCACTACGACGAGCACAGCGACGACCCGCTCGACCACTCCCCCGCCGAGCCCGACGCCCAGGAGGTGCGCCCGTGACCGCCCCCCGCCGCCGCCCGACCCGCCAGCAGGCCGCCGTCGTCGAGCGCCTCGGGCAGAGCGAGGACTTCACCAGCGCGCAGGAGCTGCACGCCCGAATGCGCGAGGCCGGCGACAAGGTCGGGCTGGCCACGGTCTACCGGACCCTCACGTCCCTGGCGGCGGCGGGCGAGGTCGACATGATCCGCACCGACGAGGGCGAGGCCGTCTACCGGATGTGCTCGACCGGGCACCACCACCACCTGGTCTGCCGGCACTGCGGCCGCACCGTCGAGATCGAGGGTCCGGCCGTGGAGAAGTGGGCCGACCGGGTCGCGGCCGAGCACGGCTTCACCGACGTGAGCCACACGCTGGAGGTCTTCGGCACCTGCGCCGGCTGCACCGACCGGTAGGACGTCGCGCCCCGGCGCCCCAGGCAGCGGCACGGAGCCGGAGCCGTCGGCGCCGGAGCCCTACGAGCCCCCGGCCTCGCCGGCCGCCGCGTCGACGGCACCGCCGTAGCGGCGGTCGCGAGCGGCATAGGTCTCGATGGCCTGCCACAGGTGGCGCCGGTCGAAGTCCGGCCACAGCGTGTCGAGGAAGACCATCTCGGCGTAGGCGCTCTGCCACAGCAGGAAGTTGGACGTGCGCTGCTCGCCCGAGCTGCGCAGGAAGAGGTCCACGTCGGGCACCTCGGGGTGGTAGAGGTAGCGCGCCACCGTCCGCTCATCGATGCCACCGGGTCGCAGCCGGCCCTCGGCCACGTCCTGGCCGATGGCGCGCACGGCATCGGCGATCTCGGCCCGCCCGCCGTAGTTGACGCAGAAGTTGAGCGTGATCACCCGGTTGTCCCTGGTGCGCTCCTGGGCGTCCTCGAGCTCGGAGATCACCGACTTCCACAGCCGCGGTCGTCGGCCGGACCAGACCACCCGGACCCCCCAGGAGTCGAGCTCCTCGCGCCGGCGCCGGATGACGTCGCGGTTGAAGCTCATGAGGAAGCGCACCTCCTCGGGGCTGCGCCGCCAGTTCTCCGTCGAGAAGGCGTAGGCCGAGACGCACTGGACGCCGACCTCGATCGCGCCGGCGATGACGTCGAGCAGGCTCGCCTCCCCCGCCTCGTGGCCCTGCGTCCGACGCAGGCCCCGCTGGTTGGCCCACCGGCCGTTGCCGTCCATGACGATCGCCACGTGCCGCGGGACGAGCTCGCGGGGGACGGCGGGGGGGCGGGCCCCCGAGGGGTGCGGGAAGGGCGGGCGCGGCTCGCGGGTCATGGTGTCCTCTCGACGTGGCGCAGCGACCGGACGCCGCGCTCCAGGTGCCACTGCAGGTAGGCGGCGACGAGGCCGCTGGCCTCGCTGCGGTGCCGCCGCTGGCTGACGTCGGCGACCGACCAGTCTCCGTCGAAGAGCGCACGCAGCAGCTCCAGGGTCTCCGGCGCGGGCGCCGAGCTGCCCGGCGGACGGCATACCGAGCAGACCGAGCCGCCCGACGGGACGTGGAAGGCGCGGT
This genomic interval carries:
- a CDS encoding alanine/glycine:cation symporter family protein, whose protein sequence is MSLPELVNRANDIVWSSALVYLCLAAGLYFTIRLRLMQVRHFGGMIRQLREGESSEAGVSSFQALAMSLAGRVGMGNIGGVATAIAFGGPGAIFWMWVMAFLGSATSFIESALGQIYKERDDRGEYRGGPAYFIEKGLGMRWYGMLFAVVTVIAMGMLLPGVQANGITSSMRNAWGLDARIATIGVIIALAFIVVGGLKRIAVFASMVVPFMAIAYILLAVIVLFINVTEIPAMFALIFRSAFGLDAAFGSILGMAVMWGVKRGLYSNEAGQGTGPHAAAAAEVSHPAKQGLVQSFAVYVDTLFVCTATAIMILSTGMYRVHEDGAESGAVIYSGGTAVDGVEVGPAYTQAALDTVFPGLGGSFVAVALLFFAFTTIVAYYYMAEVNVTYLLRGRSAQVTAVGMRLLQLALLITVSYGALTTAEAAWAAGDLGVGLMAWLNIIAILILQRPAIKVLKDYEAQRKEGLDPQFDPRPLGIKNATFWEERADRLAGRPGGEAVGTHADAD
- a CDS encoding Fur family transcriptional regulator, whose protein sequence is MTAPRRRPTRQQAAVVERLGQSEDFTSAQELHARMREAGDKVGLATVYRTLTSLAAAGEVDMIRTDEGEAVYRMCSTGHHHHLVCRHCGRTVEIEGPAVEKWADRVAAEHGFTDVSHTLEVFGTCAGCTDR
- a CDS encoding isoprenyl transferase — its product is MTREPRPPFPHPSGARPPAVPRELVPRHVAIVMDGNGRWANQRGLRRTQGHEAGEASLLDVIAGAIEVGVQCVSAYAFSTENWRRSPEEVRFLMSFNRDVIRRRREELDSWGVRVVWSGRRPRLWKSVISELEDAQERTRDNRVITLNFCVNYGGRAEIADAVRAIGQDVAEGRLRPGGIDERTVARYLYHPEVPDVDLFLRSSGEQRTSNFLLWQSAYAEMVFLDTLWPDFDRRHLWQAIETYAARDRRYGGAVDAAAGEAGGS
- a CDS encoding type 1 glutamine amidotransferase domain-containing protein, which codes for MPALDGKKIAFLATDGFEDSELTSPWQAVSDAGGQALLVSPSEGSITGKNGHEATVDQSVSGADAADFDGLVLPGGVVNADDIRMDADAVAFARAFFEAGKPVGVICHGAWILTDADVLRGRTLTSYASLKTDLRNAGATWVDEEVHVDAGLVSSRTPDDLPAFNAKIVEEFAEGEHEEQTA
- a CDS encoding metal ABC transporter permease, which encodes MSEMLGLDFMRNALLAALFVGLAAPMVGIFLVQRRLSLIGDGLGHVALAGVAVGVLTGQAPVLTALVTAALAAVVIEVVRARGRTTGDVALALMFYGGIAAGVVIINRSEGGRTGSLNGYLFGAITTTSREDLVVFGLLSAVIVAITLVLRPRLFAVAGDEEYARASGLPVLALNILLGVLTAVTVVVAMRVIGLLLISALMIIPNAAAQQVSGSFRSATAWAVLFGVASSVGGVALSYRLDTATGGTIVLLTIAVFALAMAAGAAVRALARRRHRLAERHAHEHGPGCGHEAIPHGDHVDYLHDGHRHAAHEGHYDEHSDDPLDHSPAEPDAQEVRP
- a CDS encoding DUF6703 family protein; protein product: MSSAPAPGPDRTTEPGPVRRSIEQASLPALEQLAKLPVWLPFLVLLLLMLGGGFLGGPVGWVLVGLALAFILWLFYLSWPRLNGVDRLMRVAVLLLFMAVTVVQLVPRG
- a CDS encoding glycine--tRNA ligase — its product is MAQTSTVDLVVSLAKRRGFVFPCGEIYGGTRSAWDYGPLGVALKENIKRQWWRSMVQTRDDVVGLDSSIILPRQTWVASGHVGEFSDPLTECQSCHKRFRVDHMQEAVAEKRNKKARAGEEVDPDDIPLDEITCPNCGNKAWTEPREFNMMLKTYLGVIEDESGLHYLRPETAQGIFINFANVMGASRKKPPFGIAQTGKSFRNEITPGNFIFRTREFEQMEMEFFVKPGEDEEWHQYWIDERTRWYVDLGIDPDNLRHYEHPAEKLSHYSKRTVDIEYRFNFTGSEWGELEGIANRTDFDLGTHSKHSGADLSYFDQASGERYTPYVIEPAAGLSRSLMTFLVEGYTEDEAPNAKGGVDKRTVLKLDPRLAPMKVAVLPLSRNADLSPKARDLAAQLRQHWMVDFDDAGAIGRRYRRQDEIGTPFCVTVDFDTLEDHAVTVRERDTMSQERVALDQVEGYLAQRLIGC
- a CDS encoding metal ABC transporter substrate-binding protein, with the translated sequence MPRGPRLLLPLLALPLVLTGCGGGTAPGADPDALQVVASFYPLEYLAERIAGEHAQVTTLTAPGVDPHEVELTPRQVGSLGSADLVVYAAGMQPAVDDAVSSQAAEHALDVMPSASLLPSDGDDHDHGHGHEHDEAGHDDEAAEATEEHSVDDGHDHGAFDPHFWLDPKRYADVAATLANHLAEVDPEHAEDYRANVRVLTDELRDLDDELADGLQTCASREVVTTHDAFGYLGARYDLHVVGITGIAPDAEPSPARLAEVTALVEELGVGTVYAEPLLPTAIAETVAAETGAQVLTLDPADGLTADEDTDYPSIMRDNLDALREGLGCS
- a CDS encoding metal ABC transporter ATP-binding protein; this translates as MSSAPAATTGPAPVIIMRSASFGYAGRPVVTDVDLTVRAGEVVAVLGPNGSGKTTLVKGLLGLSEHLSGTVEVLGTPVARLHDRARIGYVPQRHTLVGGVRATVGEVVATGLLSRRPWWRPARRADREAVRAAVEAAGLGDRLRFDVESLSGGQQRRVLIARALVARPEVLVMDEPTAGVDRASQDVLARVLRRLAAEGTTMLIVTHELSALRGIVDRIVEVDSSHVTFDGTPERYADHQAELARRSGREVLG